The Chloroflexota bacterium genome contains a region encoding:
- a CDS encoding acetone carboxylase subunit gamma: MTGFSYPREVIKDLIEGKLPWFETKSIISGYKDEDRFDKYIEILQEKVPWQEKILLPLTDELYVVEKGVDRVVKCSCGHEFGDYRQNWKLKALIHVQDSKEEIEELYPYPGAPDPEYCEIREYYCPGCQSQIAVETVPFGYPMVFDFLPDIDSFYAEWLGKPLAAKKEFKDLTCEFIRQNWRK; the protein is encoded by the coding sequence ATGACAGGGTTTTCGTATCCAAGGGAAGTGATAAAGGATTTAATAGAGGGCAAATTGCCCTGGTTTGAGACAAAGTCGATAATCAGTGGTTACAAAGACGAGGATCGGTTTGACAAGTATATCGAGATACTACAGGAAAAAGTGCCATGGCAGGAGAAGATACTATTGCCTTTGACGGATGAGCTATATGTGGTGGAAAAGGGAGTGGATAGGGTTGTGAAATGCAGTTGCGGACACGAATTTGGGGACTATCGACAAAACTGGAAACTGAAGGCCCTAATCCATGTTCAAGATAGCAAAGAGGAAATAGAAGAACTGTACCCGTATCCCGGCGCACCGGACCCTGAATACTGTGAAATCAGGGAGTACTATTGCCCTGGCTGCCAAAGCCAGATTGCTGTGGAGACCGTTCCTTTCGGCTACCCAATGGTTTTTGATTTCCTACCCGATATAGACAGCTTCTACGCCGAATGGCTAGGAAAGCCGCTGGCAGCGAAGAAGGAGTTTAAGGACCTAACCTGCGAGTTCATCCGCCAGAACTGGCGCAAATGA